From the genome of Hymenobacter sp. PAMC 26628, one region includes:
- the hisB gene encoding bifunctional histidinol-phosphatase/imidazoleglycerol-phosphate dehydratase HisB codes for MKKALFIDRDGTILIEPQPSQQIDGLTPDKFQFVPGAISGLARIARELPSYELVLVSNQDGLGTASFPEDTFWPAHQLMLDILAGEGVRFAAEHVDRSFPADNLPTRKPGTGMLGQYLGAASGYDLAGSFVIGDRRTDVQLAHNLGARAILVNAEPDAEAALSTTDWDEIYRFLRYPARVAVVQRDTNETQIEIRLNLDGTGQTDIHTGLGFFDHMLEQLGKHSGSDLFIRVKGDLHIDEHHTVEDTALALGQAFDKALGDKRGLARYGFLLPMDEALAQAAIDFSGRPWLVWDAEFKREKVGDLPTELFFHFFKSFTDASRATLNISCRGDNEHHKIEAVFKAVAKAIKMAVARDASSAIPSTKGIL; via the coding sequence TTGAAGAAGGCCCTGTTCATCGACCGCGACGGCACCATTTTGATTGAGCCGCAGCCCAGCCAGCAAATTGACGGCCTCACGCCGGATAAGTTCCAGTTTGTGCCCGGCGCCATCAGCGGCCTGGCGCGCATTGCCCGCGAGCTGCCCAGCTACGAGCTGGTGCTGGTGAGCAACCAGGACGGCCTGGGCACGGCCAGCTTCCCGGAGGACACGTTCTGGCCCGCGCACCAACTCATGCTGGACATCCTGGCAGGGGAGGGCGTGCGCTTCGCCGCCGAGCACGTCGACCGCAGTTTCCCTGCCGATAACCTGCCCACTCGCAAGCCCGGCACCGGGATGCTGGGCCAGTACCTGGGCGCGGCCAGCGGCTACGACTTGGCGGGCTCCTTCGTCATCGGCGACCGCCGCACCGACGTGCAGCTGGCCCACAACCTGGGGGCGCGGGCCATCCTAGTGAACGCGGAGCCCGACGCAGAAGCCGCGCTGAGCACCACGGACTGGGACGAAATCTACCGCTTCCTGCGCTACCCGGCGCGGGTAGCCGTGGTGCAGCGCGACACCAACGAAACCCAGATTGAAATCCGGCTCAACCTTGACGGTACGGGCCAGACCGACATCCATACTGGGCTGGGGTTCTTTGATCACATGTTGGAACAATTGGGTAAACACAGCGGCTCGGATTTATTCATAAGGGTAAAAGGGGATTTGCACATCGACGAGCACCACACCGTGGAGGACACGGCCCTGGCCCTGGGCCAGGCCTTCGACAAGGCCCTGGGCGACAAGCGCGGGCTGGCCCGCTACGGCTTTTTGTTGCCCATGGACGAGGCCCTGGCCCAGGCGGCCATCGACTTTTCGGGCCGCCCGTGGCTGGTGTGGGACGCGGAGTTCAAGCGCGAGAAAGTGGGTGATTTGCCCACGGAGCTGTTCTTTCACTTTTTCAAGAGCTTCACCGACGCCAGCCGGGCCACACTCAACATTTCCTGCCGGGGCGACAACGAGCACCACAAGATCGAAGCCGTCTTCAAGGCCGTGGCCAAGGCCATCAAAATGGCGGTGGCCCGCGACGCCAGCTCGGCCATCCCGAGCACAAAGGGTATTCTGTAG
- the hisH gene encoding imidazole glycerol phosphate synthase subunit HisH, translated as MVAVVNYQGGNVQSVLFALERLGVEAVLTDEVDVLRAADKVLFPGEGEASSAMAALRATGLHEVLPTLTQPFLGICLGMQLLGRRSAEGPAGGTELLGMLPFEVARFTPPDAAHKVPHMGWNNLHDLQGPLFAGLAGPPVAGTGAPSAADYVYFVHSYYAPVGDYTIAQASYPAGVPFSAGVRHRNFYGLQFHVEKSGPVGEQILRNFLHGDL; from the coding sequence ATGGTAGCGGTTGTGAATTATCAGGGCGGTAACGTCCAGTCCGTGTTGTTTGCCCTGGAGCGGCTGGGCGTGGAGGCCGTGCTGACCGACGAGGTGGACGTGTTGCGGGCGGCCGATAAAGTGCTGTTCCCGGGCGAAGGGGAGGCCTCGTCGGCCATGGCGGCGCTGCGCGCCACCGGCCTGCACGAGGTGCTGCCCACGCTCACGCAGCCGTTCCTGGGCATCTGCCTGGGCATGCAGCTGCTGGGCCGCCGCAGCGCCGAGGGCCCCGCCGGCGGCACCGAGCTGCTGGGCATGCTGCCCTTCGAGGTAGCGCGCTTCACGCCCCCGGACGCGGCCCACAAGGTGCCCCACATGGGCTGGAACAACCTCCACGACCTGCAAGGGCCGCTGTTTGCGGGCTTGGCGGGGCCCCCGGTGGCAGGCACTGGGGCCCCCAGCGCGGCCGACTACGTGTATTTCGTGCACAGCTACTATGCCCCGGTGGGCGACTACACCATTGCCCAGGCCAGCTACCCGGCCGGGGTGCCGTTCAGCGCCGGCGTGCGCCACCGCAACTTCTACGGGCTGCAGTTCCACGTCGAGAAGAGCGGCCCCGTGGGCGAGCAAATCCTGCGCAATTTCCTGCACGGCGACTTATAG
- a CDS encoding 1-(5-phosphoribosyl)-5-[(5-phosphoribosylamino)methylideneamino]imidazole-4-carboxamide isomerase, which produces MDLIPAIDLINGACVRLTGGDFARQTTYSADPLAQAQHFEQLGATRLHLVDLDGARAREPRQLAVLERLARHTGLRIDFGGGIQTTAAAEQAFAAGAAQLTAGSIAARDPALVGEWLARFGSERIIIGADFKGDYIAVSAWTEQSTQTLPAFIAAYLVAGATTFICTDVSRDGQLQGPATATYTTLRQQYPAAQLVASGGVTTVADVAALRAVGMAGAIIGKALYEGTITEEELRGELAR; this is translated from the coding sequence ATGGACCTCATCCCCGCCATCGACCTAATTAACGGCGCGTGCGTGCGCCTGACGGGCGGCGACTTCGCCCGCCAGACCACGTATTCCGCCGACCCCCTGGCCCAGGCCCAGCACTTCGAGCAGCTGGGGGCCACCCGCCTGCACCTGGTCGACCTCGACGGGGCCCGGGCCCGGGAGCCGCGCCAGCTGGCGGTGCTCGAGCGCCTGGCCCGGCACACCGGCCTGCGCATCGACTTTGGCGGGGGCATCCAGACCACGGCGGCGGCCGAGCAGGCCTTTGCGGCGGGCGCGGCCCAGCTCACGGCCGGCAGCATCGCCGCCCGCGACCCGGCGCTGGTCGGGGAGTGGCTGGCCCGGTTTGGGTCCGAGCGGATCATCATCGGGGCCGATTTTAAGGGCGACTACATCGCCGTGAGCGCCTGGACGGAGCAGTCCACCCAAACGCTGCCCGCCTTCATCGCCGCCTACCTGGTGGCCGGGGCCACCACCTTCATTTGCACCGACGTGAGCCGCGACGGCCAGCTCCAGGGCCCCGCCACCGCCACCTATACCACGCTGCGGCAGCAGTACCCCGCGGCGCAGCTCGTGGCCAGCGGCGGCGTCACGACCGTGGCCGACGTGGCCGCGTTGCGGGCGGTGGGCATGGCCGGGGCCATCATCGGCAAGGCCCTGTACGAGGGCACGATTACGGAGGAAGAATTGCGGGGGGAGTTGGCACGGTGA
- a CDS encoding HAD family hydrolase — protein sequence MSLTTVLFDLDDTLFDHIGTARAALAATAAADARLQAADSEALYQHYSELLEVIHAQLLAGRYTYEEARQLRFERLLGPYGVGAAEVPAIAQAHYGRYQQLRRPLPGARALLEALKPHYRIGIVTNNRTAEQVDKLRHLGMTQLVDALITSEDVGVLKPDPRIFQVALARLGARPAETVLVGDNWTADVLGALGVGIRPVWLNRTGAPRPLAHVPEITDLASLPAVLQTITSRSAAVGAPAV from the coding sequence GTGTCCCTAACCACCGTGCTCTTCGACCTGGACGACACGCTGTTTGACCACATCGGCACGGCCCGGGCGGCGCTGGCCGCCACGGCTGCGGCGGATGCGCGGTTGCAGGCGGCCGATTCGGAGGCCCTCTACCAGCACTACAGCGAATTGCTGGAAGTGATTCACGCGCAGTTGCTGGCCGGTCGCTACACGTACGAGGAGGCGCGCCAACTCCGGTTCGAGCGCTTGCTGGGGCCCTACGGGGTGGGGGCGGCGGAGGTGCCGGCCATTGCGCAAGCCCATTACGGGCGCTACCAGCAACTGCGTCGGCCGCTGCCCGGGGCCCGGGCCCTGCTCGAAGCCTTGAAGCCGCACTACCGCATTGGCATCGTCACCAACAACCGCACGGCGGAACAAGTGGATAAATTGCGCCATTTGGGCATGACTCAGTTGGTCGATGCTTTGATTACCTCCGAAGACGTGGGCGTGCTGAAACCCGACCCGCGCATTTTCCAAGTGGCCCTGGCGCGGTTGGGGGCCCGGCCGGCGGAAACGGTGCTGGTGGGCGACAACTGGACGGCCGACGTGCTGGGGGCACTGGGGGTGGGCATCCGACCTGTGTGGCTCAACCGCACCGGGGCCCCCCGGCCGTTGGCCCACGTGCCCGAAATCACGGACCTGGCGTCACTGCCAGCTGTTTTGCAAACCATCACCAGCCGGTCCGCCGCGGTGGGGGCCCCGGCGGTGTAG
- the hisF gene encoding imidazole glycerol phosphate synthase subunit HisF, whose protein sequence is MLTKRLIACLDVQNGRTVKGTNFVNLRDAGDPVALAARYAQEGIDELVLLDITATVEKRRTLIELVRNVAREVNIPFTVGGGIGAVADVEALLLSGADKVSLNSSVLREPGLIDALARRFGSQCIVVAVDARQTNAAAAGPADEAWEVYTHGGRQAAGREAVAWCREAADRGAGELLLTSMSHDGTRDGYALGLTRAVAAAVGVPVVASGGAGAAPHFRDVLAPGGADAALAASVFHFGDLSVARLKTYLLGEGVAMRPVG, encoded by the coding sequence ATGCTCACTAAACGCCTCATTGCCTGCCTCGACGTGCAGAACGGCCGCACCGTCAAGGGCACGAACTTCGTGAACCTGCGCGACGCCGGTGACCCCGTGGCCCTGGCCGCCCGCTACGCCCAGGAGGGCATTGACGAGCTGGTGTTGCTCGACATCACGGCCACCGTGGAAAAGCGCCGCACCCTGATTGAGCTGGTGCGCAACGTGGCCCGCGAGGTCAACATTCCTTTCACCGTGGGCGGGGGCATCGGGGCGGTGGCCGACGTGGAGGCCCTGCTGCTGAGCGGGGCCGACAAGGTGAGCCTGAATTCCTCGGTATTGCGCGAGCCGGGGTTGATCGACGCGCTGGCCCGGCGCTTCGGCAGCCAGTGCATCGTGGTGGCCGTGGACGCCCGCCAAACCAACGCCGCCGCTGCGGGCCCTGCCGACGAGGCCTGGGAGGTGTACACCCACGGTGGCCGCCAGGCCGCCGGGCGCGAGGCCGTGGCTTGGTGCCGCGAGGCCGCCGACCGCGGCGCCGGCGAGCTGCTGCTCACCTCCATGAGCCACGACGGCACCCGCGACGGCTACGCCTTGGGCCTGACCCGGGCCGTGGCGGCGGCCGTGGGCGTGCCGGTAGTGGCCTCGGGCGGGGCGGGGGCGGCCCCGCACTTCCGCGACGTGCTGGCCCCTGGCGGGGCCGATGCGGCCCTGGCCGCCAGCGTGTTCCACTTCGGCGACTTGTCGGTAGCCCGCCTCAAAACCTACCTGCTGGGTGAAGGCGTGGCCATGCGCCCGGTCGGGTAG
- the hisIE gene encoding bifunctional phosphoribosyl-AMP cyclohydrolase/phosphoribosyl-ATP diphosphatase HisIE produces MATGFASNTLVPLDALRFDAATGLAPAVVQDADTGQVLMLGYVNADAWAQTRREQRVTFFSRSKNRLWTKGESSGNFLEVVSLHIDCDADTVLVRARPAGPTCHRGFTSCFEQPGLEAVAPVAPVGFLAGLERLIVDRRTNPGAAPGSYTVSLFTKGLPKIAQKVGEEAVETVIDAVAGHRDTLPGEVADLLFHLLVLLVATGVPLAEVLATLQARHLGPRRGEG; encoded by the coding sequence ATGGCCACTGGCTTTGCTTCCAATACCCTTGTTCCGCTCGATGCGCTGCGCTTCGACGCCGCCACCGGCCTAGCGCCCGCCGTGGTGCAAGACGCCGACACCGGGCAGGTGCTCATGCTGGGCTACGTCAACGCCGACGCCTGGGCCCAAACCCGGCGTGAGCAGCGCGTCACGTTCTTTTCCCGTTCCAAAAACCGGTTGTGGACCAAGGGCGAAAGCAGCGGCAACTTCTTGGAAGTCGTGAGCCTGCACATCGACTGCGACGCTGATACCGTGCTGGTGCGCGCCCGGCCGGCGGGCCCCACCTGCCACCGGGGCTTCACCAGCTGCTTCGAGCAGCCGGGCCTAGAGGCCGTGGCTCCCGTGGCCCCGGTGGGCTTCCTGGCCGGCCTGGAGCGCCTGATTGTGGACCGCCGCACCAACCCGGGGGCCGCGCCGGGCTCCTACACCGTGTCGCTGTTCACCAAAGGCCTGCCCAAAATCGCCCAGAAAGTAGGGGAGGAGGCCGTGGAAACCGTCATCGACGCGGTGGCCGGCCACCGCGACACGCTGCCCGGCGAGGTAGCCGACTTGCTGTTTCACCTCTTGGTGTTGCTGGTGGCCACCGGTGTGCCGTTGGCGGAGGTGTTGGCCACGTTACAGGCCCGGCACCTGGGGCCCCGCCGGGGCGAAGGCTAG
- a CDS encoding tetratricopeptide repeat protein: MKKILSTLAVAAALAAAAPHAAQAQNSAVTNALLNQKTGLLDKARTDIDKAVLDPKTSGKAKTWYTRGDIYVQMLTSPIYSKQLQPGEGLQKASESFNKTIELDTKTGEYGKLAVPQLQNLYGQAFNAGVEAYNAKDYDKAITNYQLASKLNPTDTTAVLYSAYAQEAKQDFTGAKATYNQLLGMEAYKAKPAPVQVYNRLIQIARQDKNEAEANKVLQQALAAYPNNKNFMLEELNVYLSTGRGKEAIDKINKAIAADPANASNLYAVLGSVYDSNKQPAEALAAYQKAVAADPNNFDAQYNLGVYNYNKAAEAYTKASKMDLKTYQVSGKKYEAQGKKYFEDSVPYFEKALQIKPDDTATMQTLQKVYFRLGRTADSERLSAKLKK, translated from the coding sequence ATGAAGAAAATTCTTTCGACCCTGGCCGTGGCCGCTGCTTTGGCCGCTGCGGCGCCCCACGCGGCGCAGGCCCAGAACTCGGCCGTGACCAACGCGCTGCTGAACCAGAAAACCGGCCTGCTCGACAAGGCCCGCACTGACATCGACAAGGCGGTGCTCGACCCCAAAACCAGTGGCAAGGCCAAAACCTGGTACACCCGCGGCGACATTTACGTCCAGATGCTGACCAGTCCCATCTACAGCAAGCAGCTGCAGCCGGGTGAGGGCCTGCAAAAGGCATCCGAGTCGTTCAATAAAACCATTGAGCTGGACACCAAAACCGGCGAGTACGGCAAGCTGGCCGTGCCTCAGCTCCAGAACCTCTACGGCCAGGCCTTCAACGCCGGCGTGGAGGCCTACAACGCCAAGGACTACGACAAGGCCATTACCAATTACCAGCTGGCCTCGAAGCTTAACCCGACTGATACCACCGCCGTGCTGTACTCGGCCTACGCGCAGGAGGCCAAGCAGGATTTCACCGGCGCCAAAGCAACTTACAACCAGCTGCTGGGCATGGAGGCTTACAAGGCCAAGCCGGCCCCGGTGCAGGTCTACAACCGCCTGATCCAAATTGCCCGCCAGGACAAGAACGAGGCCGAGGCCAACAAGGTGCTGCAGCAGGCCTTGGCGGCGTACCCCAATAACAAAAACTTCATGCTCGAAGAGTTGAACGTGTACTTAAGCACGGGCCGCGGCAAGGAGGCGATTGACAAGATCAATAAGGCCATTGCTGCCGACCCAGCCAACGCGTCGAACCTGTACGCGGTGCTCGGTTCGGTGTACGACTCGAACAAGCAGCCCGCCGAAGCCCTGGCTGCGTACCAGAAAGCCGTGGCCGCCGACCCCAACAACTTCGACGCGCAGTACAACTTGGGGGTATACAACTACAACAAGGCAGCCGAAGCTTACACCAAGGCCAGCAAAATGGACTTGAAAACCTACCAAGTGTCGGGCAAAAAATACGAAGCCCAAGGCAAGAAGTACTTTGAGGATAGCGTGCCGTACTTCGAGAAGGCGTTGCAAATCAAGCCCGACGACACGGCTACCATGCAAACCTTGCAAAAAGTATACTTCCGCCTCGGCCGCACTGCCGATTCGGAGCGTCTCAGCGCCAAGCTGAAAAAGTAG
- the gyrA gene encoding DNA gyrase subunit A yields the protein MADGEKIIPINIEDEMRGAYIDYSMSVIISRALPDVRDGLKPVHRRVLYGMSELGVSYTKAHKKSARIVGEVLGKYHPHGDSSVYDTMVRMAQDWSLRYPLVDGQGNFGSIDGDSPAAMRYTEARLKRIADELLGDLDKDTVDFQPNFDDSLEEPSVLPAKLPNLLLNGTTGIAVGMATNMAPHNLTEVVSGIIAYLDNPDITVAGLMEHVTAPDFPTGGTIYGYEGVRQAFETGRGRVVMRAKARFETSKTGKEQIIVTEIPYMVNKASMIEKTAALINEKKIEGIADLRDESDRDGMRIVYDLKRDAVPGVVLNNLYKYTQLQSSFGVNNVCLVKGRPMTLNLRELIHYFVEHRGEVVVRRTRFELAEAQKRAHILEGLLIALDHLDEVIALIRSSRDGDLARAQLIARFALSEVQARAILDLRLQRLTGLERDKIVAEYEGLMREIDHFQAVLASEELQRGIIKTELLELRDRYGDARRTDINYAGGDFSTEDMIADEAMVITVSREGYVKRTNLDEYRAQARGGLGARGALSKKDDFTEHMFVATTHEYLLFFTELGRVFWLKVYEVPEGGKATKGLPIQNLIEIPREDKIRSVLNVRGLKDPDYLENTFLMFCTEQGTVKKTPLEAYSRPRTAGINAITINEGDRILDVQLLAPNAEVVLALRSGRTVRFNEAKVRAMGRAAAGVRGITLSEAPGDRVVGMVCIADPTQELLVVSENGYGKRSALDEYRITNRGGKGVRAMNITDKTGPLVTIKDVNDTDDLMIINKSGITIRLRMSDLRTIGRATQGVRLLKIGTNDAISSVAKVTADDAEAVELVDGLPLEGPDDAVGAPVAAPRAPDATLDALGTDAGE from the coding sequence ATGGCAGACGGCGAAAAAATCATTCCGATCAACATCGAAGACGAGATGCGCGGGGCCTACATCGACTATTCGATGTCGGTCATCATTTCGCGGGCGCTGCCCGACGTGCGCGACGGCCTCAAGCCCGTGCACCGGCGCGTGCTCTACGGCATGAGCGAGCTGGGCGTATCCTACACCAAAGCCCACAAGAAATCGGCCCGCATCGTGGGCGAGGTGCTGGGCAAGTACCACCCGCACGGCGACAGCAGCGTGTACGACACCATGGTGCGCATGGCCCAGGACTGGAGCCTGCGCTACCCGCTGGTGGACGGCCAGGGCAACTTTGGCAGCATCGACGGCGACTCGCCGGCCGCCATGCGCTACACCGAGGCCCGCCTCAAGCGCATCGCCGATGAGCTGCTCGGCGACCTCGACAAGGACACGGTGGACTTCCAGCCCAACTTCGACGACTCGCTGGAGGAGCCGAGCGTGCTGCCGGCCAAGCTGCCGAACCTGCTGCTCAACGGCACCACCGGCATCGCCGTGGGCATGGCCACCAACATGGCCCCCCACAACCTCACGGAGGTCGTGAGCGGCATCATCGCCTACTTGGATAACCCCGACATCACCGTGGCCGGGCTCATGGAGCACGTCACGGCCCCGGATTTTCCCACCGGCGGCACCATCTACGGCTACGAGGGCGTGCGCCAGGCTTTTGAAACCGGCCGCGGCCGGGTGGTGATGCGGGCCAAGGCCCGCTTCGAAACCAGCAAAACCGGCAAGGAGCAAATCATCGTCACCGAGATTCCCTACATGGTGAACAAGGCGTCGATGATTGAGAAAACGGCCGCGCTCATCAACGAGAAGAAAATTGAGGGCATTGCCGACCTGCGCGACGAGAGCGACCGCGACGGCATGCGCATCGTGTACGACCTCAAGCGCGACGCCGTGCCGGGCGTGGTGCTTAACAACCTCTACAAGTACACCCAGCTGCAAAGCTCGTTCGGCGTGAACAACGTGTGCCTGGTGAAAGGGCGCCCGATGACGCTGAACCTGCGCGAGCTGATTCACTACTTCGTCGAGCACCGCGGCGAAGTGGTGGTGCGCCGCACCCGCTTCGAGCTGGCCGAGGCCCAGAAGCGGGCCCACATCCTCGAAGGCCTGCTGATTGCCTTGGACCACCTCGACGAGGTGATTGCCCTCATCCGCAGCTCGCGCGATGGCGACTTGGCCCGGGCCCAGCTCATTGCCCGCTTCGCCCTGAGCGAAGTGCAGGCCCGCGCCATTCTCGATTTGCGCCTGCAGCGCCTTACGGGTTTGGAGCGCGACAAAATTGTGGCCGAGTACGAGGGCCTGATGCGCGAGATTGACCACTTCCAGGCCGTGCTGGCCTCGGAGGAGCTGCAGCGCGGCATCATCAAAACCGAGCTGCTCGAGCTGCGCGACCGCTACGGCGACGCCCGCCGCACGGACATCAACTACGCCGGCGGCGACTTCTCGACCGAGGACATGATTGCCGACGAGGCCATGGTCATCACCGTAAGCCGCGAGGGCTACGTCAAGCGCACCAACCTGGACGAGTACCGGGCCCAGGCCCGCGGCGGCCTGGGGGCCCGCGGGGCCCTGAGCAAGAAGGACGACTTCACGGAGCACATGTTCGTGGCCACCACCCACGAGTACTTGCTCTTCTTCACGGAGCTGGGCCGCGTGTTCTGGCTGAAGGTGTACGAGGTGCCGGAAGGCGGGAAGGCCACCAAGGGCTTGCCCATCCAGAACCTGATTGAGATTCCGCGCGAGGACAAGATCCGCTCGGTGCTCAACGTGCGGGGCCTCAAGGACCCGGACTACCTGGAGAACACCTTCCTCATGTTCTGCACCGAGCAGGGCACGGTGAAGAAAACCCCGCTGGAGGCCTATTCGCGCCCCCGCACGGCGGGCATCAACGCCATCACCATCAACGAAGGCGACCGCATCCTCGACGTGCAGCTGCTGGCCCCCAACGCCGAAGTGGTGCTGGCCCTGCGCTCGGGCCGCACCGTGCGCTTCAACGAAGCCAAGGTGCGGGCCATGGGCCGGGCGGCGGCCGGCGTGCGTGGCATCACCTTGTCCGAGGCCCCCGGCGACCGGGTGGTGGGCATGGTCTGCATCGCCGACCCCACCCAGGAGTTGCTGGTGGTGAGCGAGAACGGCTACGGCAAGCGCAGCGCCCTCGACGAATACCGCATCACCAACCGCGGCGGCAAGGGCGTGCGGGCCATGAACATCACCGACAAAACCGGTCCGCTGGTGACCATCAAGGACGTGAACGACACGGACGACTTGATGATCATCAACAAATCGGGTATCACCATCCGTTTGCGGATGAGTGACTTGCGCACCATCGGCCGGGCTACCCAGGGCGTGCGCCTGCTGAAAATCGGGACCAACGACGCCATCTCGTCGGTGGCCAAGGTCACGGCCGACGACGCCGAAGCCGTGGAACTGGTGGACGGGCTGCCCTTGGAGGGCCCCGACGACGCGGTGGGGGCCCCCGTGGCCGCCCCGCGGGCGCCCGATGCCACCCTGGATGCGTTGGGTACCGATGCGGGGGAATAG
- a CDS encoding HD domain-containing protein → MDYVAPTAAFIEEKFRHEGSGHDWAHIHRVWALARRLAADSPGADPELTELGALLHDVADWKAHGGDYEAGPRAARAWLAGLGAPDALIGRVETLIREVSFKGLGVPTPVSSVEAALVQDADRLDAIGAVGIARAFAYGGHKGRLLHDPAVPPVAHASFESYKQSTAPTLNHFYEKLLHLRDRLHTPAARALAAGRQAYMEAFVAQFLAEWDGEA, encoded by the coding sequence ATGGATTACGTTGCCCCAACCGCTGCATTCATTGAAGAGAAATTTCGCCACGAAGGCAGCGGCCACGACTGGGCCCACATCCACCGGGTGTGGGCGCTGGCCCGCCGCCTGGCGGCGGACTCGCCCGGGGCCGACCCGGAGCTGACCGAGCTGGGGGCCCTGCTGCATGACGTGGCCGACTGGAAGGCCCACGGCGGCGACTACGAGGCCGGGCCCCGCGCCGCGCGCGCCTGGCTGGCCGGCCTGGGGGCCCCCGACGCCCTGATTGGCCGGGTGGAAACCCTTATCCGCGAGGTGTCCTTCAAGGGGCTGGGCGTGCCCACGCCGGTGTCGTCGGTGGAGGCTGCCCTGGTGCAGGACGCCGACCGGCTCGACGCCATCGGGGCCGTGGGCATTGCCCGGGCTTTCGCTTACGGCGGCCACAAGGGCCGCCTGCTGCACGACCCCGCCGTGCCGCCGGTGGCCCACGCCTCGTTCGAAAGCTATAAGCAGAGCACCGCGCCCACGCTCAACCACTTCTACGAAAAGCTGCTGCACCTGCGGGACCGGTTGCACACGCCCGCCGCCCGGGCCCTGGCCGCCGGGCGCCAGGCCTACATGGAAGCCTTCGTGGCGCAGTTCCTGGCCGAGTGGGACGGGGAGGCGTAG
- a CDS encoding IS701 family transposase, with translation MMSCTLDLYTDYLLSSTGPTTATGLSRLLDGALSHDHITRWLSSTPCGSAQVWRQAKPLIRQAEAQRGAADFAVLIVDDSVLEKAHTDANELICTHWDHSQQRYVKGLNFVSLLYQAGDLALPIAVELVRKTVPVYHPKTQQTSYQSPFTKNEYLQQMLRVAQQQVAYRYLLADSWYASAENMALVRALGHHFVFALESSRTVALSAEARAAGQFQAVQALVFPDTQPLRVYLRAVQQAVLVTRQVFTNRDGSQGMLYLVSSDTDLDQAQLTTIYQRRWKVEEYHKSLKQNASMGKSPTKTLATQATHFFAAVLAYTKLEVLKLKGGIGHFRLKAQLYTVGLKAMYQQLVLLRA, from the coding sequence ATGATGAGTTGCACGCTGGACCTGTACACGGATTATTTGCTGAGCTCGACGGGTCCGACGACGGCCACGGGCTTGTCGCGGCTGCTGGACGGGGCGCTGAGCCACGACCACATCACGCGCTGGTTGAGCAGTACGCCGTGCGGGTCAGCGCAGGTTTGGCGGCAGGCCAAGCCGTTGATTCGCCAGGCCGAAGCCCAACGCGGGGCGGCGGACTTCGCCGTGCTCATCGTGGACGATTCGGTCCTGGAAAAGGCCCACACCGATGCCAATGAGTTGATTTGCACCCATTGGGACCACAGCCAGCAGCGCTACGTCAAGGGCCTGAACTTCGTGAGTCTGCTTTATCAGGCCGGCGACTTGGCCCTGCCCATCGCCGTCGAGCTGGTGCGCAAAACCGTGCCGGTCTACCACCCCAAGACCCAGCAGACCAGCTACCAAAGCCCGTTCACTAAAAACGAATACCTGCAACAGATGCTGCGCGTGGCCCAGCAGCAGGTGGCCTACCGCTACCTGCTGGCCGACAGCTGGTACGCCTCGGCCGAGAACATGGCCTTGGTGCGGGCCCTGGGCCATCACTTTGTATTTGCCCTCGAAAGCAGCCGCACCGTGGCCCTGAGCGCCGAGGCGCGGGCCGCCGGCCAGTTCCAGGCCGTGCAGGCGCTGGTGTTCCCCGATACGCAGCCCTTGCGCGTCTATTTGCGGGCCGTCCAGCAGGCGGTGCTCGTGACCAGACAAGTCTTCACAAACCGAGACGGTAGCCAAGGTATGCTGTATCTGGTCAGCAGCGACACCGACCTGGACCAGGCCCAACTGACCACGATTTACCAGAGACGGTGGAAAGTGGAAGAATACCATAAGTCGCTCAAACAGAATGCCTCCATGGGCAAATCGCCCACCAAAACCCTGGCCACGCAGGCCACCCATTTCTTTGCCGCCGTGTTGGCTTACACCAAGCTCGAAGTGCTCAAGCTCAAAGGCGGCATCGGCCATTTTCGCCTCAAAGCCCAACTCTATACCGTTGGCCTCAAAGCCATGTACCAGCAACTCGTACTGCTCCGTGCGTAA